The following coding sequences are from one Streptococcus mitis window:
- a CDS encoding branched-chain amino acid ABC transporter permease produces MKENLKVNILWLLLLLAGYGLISVLVSVGVLNLFYVQILQQIGINIILAVGLNLIVGFSGQFSLGHAGFMAIGAYAAAIIGSKSPTYGAFFGAMLIGALLSGAVALLVGIPTLRLKGDYLAVATLGVSEIIRIFIINGGSLTNGAAGILGIPNFTTWQMVYFFVVITTIATLNFLRSPIGRSTLSVREDEIAAESVGVNTTKIKIIAFVFGAITASIAGSLQAGFIGSVVPKDYTFINSINVLIIVVFGGLGSITGAIVSAIVLGILNMLLQDVASVRMIIYALALVLVMIFRPGGLLGTWELSLSRFFKKSKKEEQN; encoded by the coding sequence ATGAAGGAAAATTTAAAAGTTAATATTCTATGGTTACTCCTTTTATTAGCTGGCTATGGCTTGATTAGTGTACTGGTTTCAGTCGGAGTACTCAACCTATTCTATGTACAGATTTTACAACAAATTGGAATTAATATTATTTTGGCTGTTGGTCTCAACTTAATCGTTGGTTTTTCAGGACAATTTTCACTTGGGCATGCTGGTTTCATGGCGATTGGTGCCTATGCCGCTGCTATTATTGGATCTAAATCACCAACCTACGGTGCCTTCTTTGGAGCTATGCTGATAGGGGCTTTGCTTTCAGGAGCAGTTGCCTTGCTTGTCGGAATTCCAACCTTGCGCTTGAAGGGGGATTACCTTGCGGTGGCGACTCTAGGTGTTTCTGAAATTATCCGTATCTTTATCATCAATGGTGGAAGCCTTACAAATGGTGCGGCAGGTATCTTGGGAATTCCTAACTTTACAACTTGGCAAATGGTATACTTCTTTGTCGTGATTACAACCATTGCAACCTTGAACTTCTTGCGTAGTCCAATTGGTCGTTCAACCCTCTCCGTTCGTGAAGATGAAATCGCTGCAGAGTCAGTCGGTGTTAATACAACTAAAATTAAAATCATCGCTTTTGTCTTTGGTGCCATTACTGCAAGTATTGCAGGGTCACTTCAGGCAGGATTTATCGGGTCTGTTGTACCGAAAGATTACACATTCATTAACTCAATCAACGTATTGATTATTGTTGTATTTGGTGGACTTGGTTCCATTACAGGTGCGATTGTTTCAGCTATTGTCCTTGGAATTTTGAATATGCTTCTCCAAGATGTTGCTAGCGTGCGTATGATTATCTACGCTTTGGCCTTGGTATTGGTAATGATTTTCAGACCAGGTGGACTCCTTGGAACATGGGAATTGAGCCTATCACGTTTCTTTAAAAAATCTAAGAAGGAGGAACAAAACTAA
- a CDS encoding branched-chain amino acid ABC transporter permease, with translation MLQQLVNGLILGSVYALLALGYTMVYGIIKLINFAHGDIYMMGAFIGYFLINSFQMNFFVALIVAMLATAILGVVIEFLAYRPLRHSTRIAVLITAIGVSFLLEYGMVYLVGANTRAFPQAIQTVRYDLGPISLTNVQLMILAISLILMILLQVIVQKTKMGKAMRAVSVDSDAAQLMGINVNRTISFTFALGSALAGAAGVLIALYYNSLDPLMGVTPGLKSFVAAVLGGIGIIPGAALGGFVIGLLETFATAFGMSDFRDAIVYGILLLILIVRPAGILGKNVKEKV, from the coding sequence ATGCTCCAACAACTTGTAAATGGTTTGATTCTAGGTAGTGTATATGCACTGTTAGCCCTAGGGTATACCATGGTTTACGGAATTATCAAGCTCATCAACTTCGCCCACGGTGATATTTATATGATGGGAGCCTTTATCGGTTATTTCTTGATTAATTCTTTCCAAATGAATTTCTTTGTAGCGCTTATTGTAGCGATGTTAGCGACAGCCATTCTTGGTGTCGTGATTGAGTTCCTTGCTTACCGACCTTTGCGTCACTCTACGCGTATTGCTGTTTTGATTACAGCTATTGGGGTTTCTTTCCTATTGGAGTATGGGATGGTCTATCTGGTTGGTGCCAATACCCGTGCCTTCCCTCAAGCGATTCAAACAGTTCGCTATGATTTGGGACCAATCAGCTTAACAAATGTGCAGTTAATGATCTTGGCCATTTCCTTGATTTTGATGATTTTGTTACAAGTCATTGTCCAAAAAACAAAGATGGGGAAAGCCATGCGTGCTGTATCTGTAGATAGCGATGCGGCACAATTGATGGGGATCAATGTAAACCGTACTATCAGCTTTACCTTTGCTTTGGGTTCAGCTCTTGCTGGTGCAGCTGGTGTTCTGATTGCCCTCTATTATAACTCTCTTGATCCTTTGATGGGGGTTACTCCAGGTCTTAAGTCTTTCGTTGCCGCAGTACTTGGTGGTATCGGGATTATTCCTGGTGCGGCTCTTGGTGGTTTTGTGATTGGTTTATTGGAAACTTTTGCGACAGCCTTTGGAATGTCAGACTTCCGTGATGCCATTGTTTATGGAATCCTGTTGTTGATCTTGATTGTCCGCCCAGCAGGTATTCTTGGTAAAAATGTGAAAGAGAAGGTGTAA